The following are encoded in a window of Corvus moneduloides isolate bCorMon1 chromosome 26, bCorMon1.pri, whole genome shotgun sequence genomic DNA:
- the DBF4B gene encoding protein DBF4 homolog B, producing MAGTASPRPLRGQSFYLDLPSGRSARDLAEAIARLGGVTEGFLSKEVTCVVSSNREAKRGLARTREEKRSSPTSEGTKSTSSVPAAPKGNPATPHQKPPSTALLSRGKELLHKAIKNQDSCSGSSILVNARLWGVQILHVDEMLSYAQQLLRAISGARKRCQKTEVKCPASRSKIHKGKLKPPFLKVEDQSRQFRPFHHQFQSFPDLNFLAPKSSSPFEPLKSLSNSCQARAAEGCAPHSAGGKSPRSTPVTVPRKRRGFCECCQETFEELQKHLQSPQHQRFAQDSSQYIPVDRVISQLTSSFVERSAKVPGSCLADEHGVPQAHSTGGIKLLPAELGKEGEQPEPGALELVTDTELDHGLKTKRCSPFLPRDRVRDSRGGEELLKHGSLGLPREAGLSRGVWAAHGTMGEAGLGASGLDLAPELGRGPWAAPTPVREAMASSSEPHRQPGSVSHPPQALPASRKRQLCSRQSSQVGKRPRLELGFGLSPAGEQTEPLGGGLGAQGAGQVSGPGLPAVPGAGSLSLGTELSTRPHSSLALDLCPCGSHEDPVSQPGSLGAAAAGFDPREAAAASTVSECGWSRERSRGKQLRGDSDNTPRNGNRPGLECTASRTSCPAGCLPSPTLPVAEARCCCSLCVRAAEKTAPGAPDIPGQGTERALSPSPLPPAPQSPEAAHGISRSSLESDGDVQLLPSLRGVQGRRTAAVDRDLLQQTHISVRDSGYESQLCSVLKESELAWAGQEDKNCRNCCTETRGASFPIFGTLFGS from the exons atgGCCGGCACGGCCTCCCCACGGCCCCTCCGCGGACAGTCCTTCTACCTCGACCTGCCGAGCGGCCGCAGCGCCCGAGACCTGGCCGAGGCCATCGCGCGGCTCGGCGGG GTGACCGAAGGCTTCCTCAGCAAAGAAGTCACCTGTGTGGTGTCCAGCAACAGAGAGGCCAAGCGAGGCCTGGCCAGGACTCGGGAGGAGAAGCGGAGCAGCCCAACTTCAGAAGGCACAAAATCCACGAGCTCGGTGCCTGCTGCCCCCAAAGGGAACCCAGCCACACCTCACCAGAAGCCACCATCCACT gcactgctgagccgggggaaggagctgctgcacaagGCCATTAAGAACCAG GActcctgcagtggcagcagcatcctcGTCAACGCTCGCCTGTGGGGAGTCCAGATCCTGCATGTGGATG AAATGTTGTCCTatgcccagcagctgctgcgaGCCATCTCGGGAGCAAGGAAGCGGTGCCAGAAGACAGAG GTGAAATGCCCTGCCTCCAGATCCAAAATTCACAAAG GAAAATTGAAGCCCCCTTTTCTGAAGGTTGAAGACCAGAGCAG GCAATTCCGGCCCTTCCATCACCAGTTCCAAAGCTTTCCTGACCTCAACTTCCTGGCACCCAAAAGCTCCAGCCCATTTGAACCTCTGAAAAGCCTCTCCAATTCCTGCCAAGCCAG GGCTGCCGAAGGCTGTGCCCCGCACAGCGCCGGCGGGAAGAGCCCCCGCTCCACGCCTGTCACCGTGCCCAGGAAAAGGAGGGGGTTTTGTGAGTGCTGCCAAGAGACCTTtgaagagctgcagaag CATCTCCAGAGCCCCCAGCACCAGCGGTTTGCCCAGGACAGCTCCCAGTACATCCCTGTGGATCGTGTCATCTCCCAGCTCACCAGCAGCTTTGTGGAGCGGTCAGCCAA GGTGCCCGGGTCCTGCCTGGCAGATGAGCATGGAGTGCCTCAAGCACACAGCACTGGAGGAATcaagctgctgccagcagagctgggcaaggAAGGGGAGCAGCCTGAGCCAGGTGCTCTGGAACTGGTAACGGATACAGAGCTGGATCATGGCCTGAAGACCAAGAGATGTTCCCCCTTCCTGCCCAGGGACAGGGTCAGAGATtccagaggaggagaggagtTGTTAAAGCAcggctccctggggctgcccagggaagcagggctCAGCAGAGGGGTCTGGGCTGCCCATGGCACCAtgggggaggctgggctgggggcttcAGGTTTAGACTTGGCtcctgagctgggcagggggcCTTGGGCAGCACCCACTCCTGTCAGAGAGGCAATGGCTTCTTCATCTGAACCTCACAGGCAGCCTGGGTCTGTCAGCCACCCTCCCCAAGCACTGCCTGCCTCCAGGAAGCGCCAGCTGTGCTCCAGACAGAGCTCCCAGGTGGGAAAGAggcccaggctggagctgggtttTGGCCTCTCCCCTGCAGGTGAGCAGACGGAGCCCCTGGGTGGTGGACTGGGGGCACAGGGTGCAGGGCAGGTGTCTGGGCCAGGCCTGCCCGCTGTGCCGGGGGCTGGcagcctgtccctgggcacagagctctCCACCAGACCTCACAGCTCCCTTGCTTTGGATCTGTGCCCGTGTGGGAGCCATGAGGACCCTGTATCCCAGCCAGGATCCCTGGGAGCTGCGGCTGCAGGTTTTGATCCcagggaggcagctgcagccagcactgtcAGCGagtgtggctggagcagggagagatccCGAGGGAAGCAGCTCAGAGGGGACAGTGACAACACACCCAGGAATGGGAACAGGCCTGGTCTGGAGTGCACAGCAAGCAGGACCAGCtgccctgctggctgcctgccctCTCCCACACTGCCCGTGGCTGAAGCCAGATGTTGCTGCTCACTCTGTGTCAGGGCAGCAGAAAAAACAGCCCCCGGAGCTCCCGACATCCCTGGGCAGGGCACAGAGCGGGCACTgagccccagccccctcccaccTGCTCCCCAGAGCCCAGAGGCTGCTCACGGCATCAGCAGGAGCTCCTTGGAGTCAGACGGGGAtgtgcagctgctccccagcctcaGGGGTGTCCAGGGCCGCAGGACTGCGGCTGTGGACAGGGACTTGCTGCAGCAGACACACATCAGTGTGAGGGACAGCGGGTACGAGTCTCAGCTCTGCTCCGTGCTGAAGGAGTCGGAGCTGGCCTGGGCAGGCCAAGAGGACAAGAACTGCAGGAACTGCTGCACAGAGACCAGAGGAGCCTCTTTCCCCATATTTGGGACATTGTTTGGCAGCTAA
- the ADAM11 gene encoding disintegrin and metalloproteinase domain-containing protein 11 isoform X4 yields the protein MSPLRGWLLAALLSLAPRAGPAAQAGALPRRLPRATWQEGRVVSQITHPSRLVGQSSGGEVPKHQLDTRVRNEPGGGGGGGGPGLHLAQVSFMVRAFGSAFTLDLRLNHHLLASHYVERHVGAGSNGSHSTGAGEHCYYQGRIRGQPRSFAALSSCQGLRGVFSDGRATYLIEPQAGAEHGQGLRPHIVQRVPSCPRLGCLFPALSQRVPGGTPKLRRRRQVRRAQHTVHSETKYIELAVVNDHQLFLQLRKSVVLTSNFAKSVVNLADMIYKEQLNTRIVLVAMETWAAEDRIRMGQDSLETLNEFVKYRREGLAEHSDTVHLFSGRTFQSSRSGTAFVGGICSPARAGGVNEYGNVAAMAVTLAQTLGQNVGMMWNKHRTAAGDCRCPDSWLGCIMEDTGYYLPRKFSRCSIDEYNQFLQDGGGSCLFNKPLKLLDPPECGNGFVEAGEECDCGSLAECARSGGNCCKKCTLTHDAMCSDGLCCKGCKYEPRGVSCREAVNECDIPETCTGDSSQCPPNLHKLDGYFCENEQGRCYGGRCKTRDRQCNALWGRSSAERFCYEKLNVEGTERGNCGREGLGWLQCNKQDVLCGFLLCANISGSPRLGELSGEIATTTFYHQNRYVDCRGGHVQLVDGSDLSYVEDGTPCGPGMLCLDRKCLPATAFNFSSCPGSWDGKICFDHGVCSNEGKCICRAEWTGKDCSVYDPIPEPKPTGETERYKGTSAEEGPGGPERGRSAPPPQRLINSN from the exons ATGAGCCCGCTGCGGGGGTGGCTGCTGGCCGCGCTGCTCTCGCTCGCCCCGCGGGCAG gTCCTGCCGCGCAGGCCGGCGCGCTGCCGCGGAGGCTCCCGCGGGCCACATGGCAGGAAGGGCGGGTGGTGTCCCAAATCACCCACCCCAGCCGGCTGGTGGGGCAGAGCTCGGGAGGAGAAGTCCCAAAGCATCAGTTGGACACCAGGGTCAGGAATGAGcccggaggaggaggaggaggcggaggacCC GGGCTGCACCTGGCACAGGTGAGCTTCATGGTGCGTGCCTTCGGCTCAGCCTTCACCCTCGATCTCCGGCTGAACCA ccacctcctTGCCTCCCACTACGTGGAGCGGCACGTCGGCGCGGGCAGCAACGGCAGCCACAGCACG ggcgcgggggagcACTGCTACTACCAGGGCCGGATCCGGGGGCAGCCCCGCTCCTTCGCCgctctctccagctgccaggGCCTGCG CGGCGTCTTCTCGGACGGCCGAGCCACGTACCTGATCGAGCCCCAGGCGGGCGCCGAGCACGGGCAG GGCCTTCGGCCACACATCGTCCAGCGCGTCCCCAGCTGCCCCCGACTGG GCTGCCTCTTCCCTGCGCTGAGCCAGCGTGTCCCGGGTGGGACACCAAagctgcggcggcggcggcag GTCCGCCGAGCCCAGCACACGGTGCACAGCGAGACCAAGTACATCGAGCTGGCCGTGGTGAACGACCATCAGCTG ttcctgcagctccGCAAGTCCGTGGTTCTCACCAGCAACTTCGCCAAGTCCGTGGTCAATCTGGCTGATATG ATCTACAAGGAGCAGCTAAACACCCGCATCGTACTGGTGGCCATGGAGACGTGGGCGGCGGAGGACCGGATCCGGATGGGGCAAGACTCCCTGGAGACCCTGAACGAGTTTGTCAAGTACCGGCGCGaggggctggcagagcacagTGACACCGTCCACCTCTTCTC GGGTCGGACGTTTCAGAGCAGCCGCAGCGGCACCGCCTTTGTCGGGGGTATCTGCTCCCCTGCCCGCGCCGGCGGCGTCAACGAG TACGGCAACGTGGCGGCCATGGCGGTGACACTGGCGCAGACCCTGGGGCAGAACGTGGGCATGATGTGGAACAAGCACCGCACGGCCGCAG ggGACTGCCGGTGTCCGGACTCGTGGCTGGGCTGTATCATGGAGGACACAGG GTACTACCTCCCTCGGAAGTTCTCCCGCTGCAGCATCGATGAGTACAACCAGTTCCTGCAGGACGGCGGCGGCAGCTGCCTCTTCAACAAACCCCTGAAG CTCCTGGACCCTCCGGAGTGTGGCAATGGCTTCGTGGAGGCAGGCGAGGAGTGCGACTGTGGCTCGTTGGCG GAGTGTGCGAGGAGCGGGGGAAACTGCTGCAAGAAGTGCACCCTGACCCATGACGCCATGTGCAGCGACGGGCTCTGCTGCAAGGGCTGCAAG TACGAGCCACGTGGCGTGTCCTGCCGGGAGGCTGTGAACGAGTGTGACATCCCCGAGACCTGCACCGGCGACTCCAGCCAG tgtcccccCAACCTCCACAAGCTGGATGGATACTTCTGTGAGAACGAGCAG ggacgATGCTATGGCGGGCGCTGCAAAACCCGGGACCGTCAGTGCAACGCGCTGTGGGGCCGCA GCTCGGCCGAGCGCTTCTGCTACGAGAAGCTGAACGTGGAGGGGACGGAGCGGGGCAACTGCGGGCGCGAGggcctgggctggctgcagtGCAACAAGCA GGACGTCCTCTGCGGCTTCCTCCTCTGCGCCAACATCTCGGGGTCGCCGCGGCTGGGGGAGCTCAGCGGGGAGATCGCCACCACCACCTTCTACCACCAGAACCGCTACGTCGACTGCAG gggcGGCCACGTGCAGCTGGTGGATGGCTCGGACCTGAGCTACGTGGAGGACGGGACGCCCTGCGGGCCCGGAATGCTCTGTCTCGACCGCAAATGCCTTCCAGCCACCGCCTTTAACTTCAGCTCCTGCCCCGGCAGCTGGGACGGGAAGATCTGCTTCGACCACGGG GTTTGCAGCAACGAGGGGAAGTGCATCTGCCGGGCGGAGTGGACGGGGAAGGACTGCAGCGTCTACGACCCCATCCCTGAGCCGAAGCCGACGGGGGAGACGGAGCGGTACAAGG GAACATCCGCCGAGGAAG
- the ADAM11 gene encoding disintegrin and metalloproteinase domain-containing protein 11 isoform X3: MSPLRGWLLAALLSLAPRAGPAAQAGALPRRLPRATWQEGRVVSQITHPSRLVGQSSGGEVPKHQLDTRVRNEPGGGGGGGGPGLHLAQVSFMVRAFGSAFTLDLRLNHHLLASHYVERHVGAGSNGSHSTGAGEHCYYQGRIRGQPRSFAALSSCQGLRGVFSDGRATYLIEPQAGAEHGQGLRPHIVQRVPSCPRLGCLFPALSQRVPGGTPKLRRRRQVRRAQHTVHSETKYIELAVVNDHQLFLQLRKSVVLTSNFAKSVVNLADMIYKEQLNTRIVLVAMETWAAEDRIRMGQDSLETLNEFVKYRREGLAEHSDTVHLFSGRTFQSSRSGTAFVGGICSPARAGGVNEYGNVAAMAVTLAQTLGQNVGMMWNKHRTAAGDCRCPDSWLGCIMEDTGYYLPRKFSRCSIDEYNQFLQDGGGSCLFNKPLKLLDPPECGNGFVEAGEECDCGSLAECARSGGNCCKKCTLTHDAMCSDGLCCKGCKYEPRGVSCREAVNECDIPETCTGDSSQCPPNLHKLDGYFCENEQGRCYGGRCKTRDRQCNALWGRSSAERFCYEKLNVEGTERGNCGREGLGWLQCNKQDVLCGFLLCANISGSPRLGELSGEIATTTFYHQNRYVDCRGGHVQLVDGSDLSYVEDGTPCGPGMLCLDRKCLPATAFNFSSCPGSWDGKICFDHGVCSNEGKCICRAEWTGKDCSVYDPIPEPKPTGETERYKGPSGTNIIIGSIAGAVLVAAIVLGGTGWGFKNIRRGRSGGA; the protein is encoded by the exons ATGAGCCCGCTGCGGGGGTGGCTGCTGGCCGCGCTGCTCTCGCTCGCCCCGCGGGCAG gTCCTGCCGCGCAGGCCGGCGCGCTGCCGCGGAGGCTCCCGCGGGCCACATGGCAGGAAGGGCGGGTGGTGTCCCAAATCACCCACCCCAGCCGGCTGGTGGGGCAGAGCTCGGGAGGAGAAGTCCCAAAGCATCAGTTGGACACCAGGGTCAGGAATGAGcccggaggaggaggaggaggcggaggacCC GGGCTGCACCTGGCACAGGTGAGCTTCATGGTGCGTGCCTTCGGCTCAGCCTTCACCCTCGATCTCCGGCTGAACCA ccacctcctTGCCTCCCACTACGTGGAGCGGCACGTCGGCGCGGGCAGCAACGGCAGCCACAGCACG ggcgcgggggagcACTGCTACTACCAGGGCCGGATCCGGGGGCAGCCCCGCTCCTTCGCCgctctctccagctgccaggGCCTGCG CGGCGTCTTCTCGGACGGCCGAGCCACGTACCTGATCGAGCCCCAGGCGGGCGCCGAGCACGGGCAG GGCCTTCGGCCACACATCGTCCAGCGCGTCCCCAGCTGCCCCCGACTGG GCTGCCTCTTCCCTGCGCTGAGCCAGCGTGTCCCGGGTGGGACACCAAagctgcggcggcggcggcag GTCCGCCGAGCCCAGCACACGGTGCACAGCGAGACCAAGTACATCGAGCTGGCCGTGGTGAACGACCATCAGCTG ttcctgcagctccGCAAGTCCGTGGTTCTCACCAGCAACTTCGCCAAGTCCGTGGTCAATCTGGCTGATATG ATCTACAAGGAGCAGCTAAACACCCGCATCGTACTGGTGGCCATGGAGACGTGGGCGGCGGAGGACCGGATCCGGATGGGGCAAGACTCCCTGGAGACCCTGAACGAGTTTGTCAAGTACCGGCGCGaggggctggcagagcacagTGACACCGTCCACCTCTTCTC GGGTCGGACGTTTCAGAGCAGCCGCAGCGGCACCGCCTTTGTCGGGGGTATCTGCTCCCCTGCCCGCGCCGGCGGCGTCAACGAG TACGGCAACGTGGCGGCCATGGCGGTGACACTGGCGCAGACCCTGGGGCAGAACGTGGGCATGATGTGGAACAAGCACCGCACGGCCGCAG ggGACTGCCGGTGTCCGGACTCGTGGCTGGGCTGTATCATGGAGGACACAGG GTACTACCTCCCTCGGAAGTTCTCCCGCTGCAGCATCGATGAGTACAACCAGTTCCTGCAGGACGGCGGCGGCAGCTGCCTCTTCAACAAACCCCTGAAG CTCCTGGACCCTCCGGAGTGTGGCAATGGCTTCGTGGAGGCAGGCGAGGAGTGCGACTGTGGCTCGTTGGCG GAGTGTGCGAGGAGCGGGGGAAACTGCTGCAAGAAGTGCACCCTGACCCATGACGCCATGTGCAGCGACGGGCTCTGCTGCAAGGGCTGCAAG TACGAGCCACGTGGCGTGTCCTGCCGGGAGGCTGTGAACGAGTGTGACATCCCCGAGACCTGCACCGGCGACTCCAGCCAG tgtcccccCAACCTCCACAAGCTGGATGGATACTTCTGTGAGAACGAGCAG ggacgATGCTATGGCGGGCGCTGCAAAACCCGGGACCGTCAGTGCAACGCGCTGTGGGGCCGCA GCTCGGCCGAGCGCTTCTGCTACGAGAAGCTGAACGTGGAGGGGACGGAGCGGGGCAACTGCGGGCGCGAGggcctgggctggctgcagtGCAACAAGCA GGACGTCCTCTGCGGCTTCCTCCTCTGCGCCAACATCTCGGGGTCGCCGCGGCTGGGGGAGCTCAGCGGGGAGATCGCCACCACCACCTTCTACCACCAGAACCGCTACGTCGACTGCAG gggcGGCCACGTGCAGCTGGTGGATGGCTCGGACCTGAGCTACGTGGAGGACGGGACGCCCTGCGGGCCCGGAATGCTCTGTCTCGACCGCAAATGCCTTCCAGCCACCGCCTTTAACTTCAGCTCCTGCCCCGGCAGCTGGGACGGGAAGATCTGCTTCGACCACGGG GTTTGCAGCAACGAGGGGAAGTGCATCTGCCGGGCGGAGTGGACGGGGAAGGACTGCAGCGTCTACGACCCCATCCCTGAGCCGAAGCCGACGGGGGAGACGGAGCGGTACAAGG GTCCCAGTGGCACCAATATCATTATCGGCTCCATCGCGGGGGCCGTGCTGGTGGCTGCCATCGTCCTAggggggacaggctggggattTAA GAACATCCGCCGAGGAAG
- the ADAM11 gene encoding disintegrin and metalloproteinase domain-containing protein 11 isoform X2, with the protein MSPLRGWLLAALLSLAPRAGPAAQAGALPRRLPRATWQEGRVVSQITHPSRLVGQSSGGEVPKHQLDTRVRNEPGGGGGGGGPGLHLAQVSFMVRAFGSAFTLDLRLNHHLLASHYVERHVGAGSNGSHSTGAGEHCYYQGRIRGQPRSFAALSSCQGLRGVFSDGRATYLIEPQAGAEHGQGLRPHIVQRVPSCPRLGCLFPALSQRVPGGTPKLRRRRQVRRAQHTVHSETKYIELAVVNDHQLFLQLRKSVVLTSNFAKSVVNLADMIYKEQLNTRIVLVAMETWAAEDRIRMGQDSLETLNEFVKYRREGLAEHSDTVHLFSGRTFQSSRSGTAFVGGICSPARAGGVNEYGNVAAMAVTLAQTLGQNVGMMWNKHRTAAGDCRCPDSWLGCIMEDTGYYLPRKFSRCSIDEYNQFLQDGGGSCLFNKPLKLLDPPECGNGFVEAGEECDCGSLAECARSGGNCCKKCTLTHDAMCSDGLCCKGCKYEPRGVSCREAVNECDIPETCTGDSSQCPPNLHKLDGYFCENEQGRCYGGRCKTRDRQCNALWGRSSAERFCYEKLNVEGTERGNCGREGLGWLQCNKQDVLCGFLLCANISGSPRLGELSGEIATTTFYHQNRYVDCRGGHVQLVDGSDLSYVEDGTPCGPGMLCLDRKCLPATAFNFSSCPGSWDGKICFDHGVCSNEGKCICRAEWTGKDCSVYDPIPEPKPTGETERYKGPSGTNIIIGSIAGAVLVAAIVLGGTGWGFKNIRRGRYDPAQQGV; encoded by the exons ATGAGCCCGCTGCGGGGGTGGCTGCTGGCCGCGCTGCTCTCGCTCGCCCCGCGGGCAG gTCCTGCCGCGCAGGCCGGCGCGCTGCCGCGGAGGCTCCCGCGGGCCACATGGCAGGAAGGGCGGGTGGTGTCCCAAATCACCCACCCCAGCCGGCTGGTGGGGCAGAGCTCGGGAGGAGAAGTCCCAAAGCATCAGTTGGACACCAGGGTCAGGAATGAGcccggaggaggaggaggaggcggaggacCC GGGCTGCACCTGGCACAGGTGAGCTTCATGGTGCGTGCCTTCGGCTCAGCCTTCACCCTCGATCTCCGGCTGAACCA ccacctcctTGCCTCCCACTACGTGGAGCGGCACGTCGGCGCGGGCAGCAACGGCAGCCACAGCACG ggcgcgggggagcACTGCTACTACCAGGGCCGGATCCGGGGGCAGCCCCGCTCCTTCGCCgctctctccagctgccaggGCCTGCG CGGCGTCTTCTCGGACGGCCGAGCCACGTACCTGATCGAGCCCCAGGCGGGCGCCGAGCACGGGCAG GGCCTTCGGCCACACATCGTCCAGCGCGTCCCCAGCTGCCCCCGACTGG GCTGCCTCTTCCCTGCGCTGAGCCAGCGTGTCCCGGGTGGGACACCAAagctgcggcggcggcggcag GTCCGCCGAGCCCAGCACACGGTGCACAGCGAGACCAAGTACATCGAGCTGGCCGTGGTGAACGACCATCAGCTG ttcctgcagctccGCAAGTCCGTGGTTCTCACCAGCAACTTCGCCAAGTCCGTGGTCAATCTGGCTGATATG ATCTACAAGGAGCAGCTAAACACCCGCATCGTACTGGTGGCCATGGAGACGTGGGCGGCGGAGGACCGGATCCGGATGGGGCAAGACTCCCTGGAGACCCTGAACGAGTTTGTCAAGTACCGGCGCGaggggctggcagagcacagTGACACCGTCCACCTCTTCTC GGGTCGGACGTTTCAGAGCAGCCGCAGCGGCACCGCCTTTGTCGGGGGTATCTGCTCCCCTGCCCGCGCCGGCGGCGTCAACGAG TACGGCAACGTGGCGGCCATGGCGGTGACACTGGCGCAGACCCTGGGGCAGAACGTGGGCATGATGTGGAACAAGCACCGCACGGCCGCAG ggGACTGCCGGTGTCCGGACTCGTGGCTGGGCTGTATCATGGAGGACACAGG GTACTACCTCCCTCGGAAGTTCTCCCGCTGCAGCATCGATGAGTACAACCAGTTCCTGCAGGACGGCGGCGGCAGCTGCCTCTTCAACAAACCCCTGAAG CTCCTGGACCCTCCGGAGTGTGGCAATGGCTTCGTGGAGGCAGGCGAGGAGTGCGACTGTGGCTCGTTGGCG GAGTGTGCGAGGAGCGGGGGAAACTGCTGCAAGAAGTGCACCCTGACCCATGACGCCATGTGCAGCGACGGGCTCTGCTGCAAGGGCTGCAAG TACGAGCCACGTGGCGTGTCCTGCCGGGAGGCTGTGAACGAGTGTGACATCCCCGAGACCTGCACCGGCGACTCCAGCCAG tgtcccccCAACCTCCACAAGCTGGATGGATACTTCTGTGAGAACGAGCAG ggacgATGCTATGGCGGGCGCTGCAAAACCCGGGACCGTCAGTGCAACGCGCTGTGGGGCCGCA GCTCGGCCGAGCGCTTCTGCTACGAGAAGCTGAACGTGGAGGGGACGGAGCGGGGCAACTGCGGGCGCGAGggcctgggctggctgcagtGCAACAAGCA GGACGTCCTCTGCGGCTTCCTCCTCTGCGCCAACATCTCGGGGTCGCCGCGGCTGGGGGAGCTCAGCGGGGAGATCGCCACCACCACCTTCTACCACCAGAACCGCTACGTCGACTGCAG gggcGGCCACGTGCAGCTGGTGGATGGCTCGGACCTGAGCTACGTGGAGGACGGGACGCCCTGCGGGCCCGGAATGCTCTGTCTCGACCGCAAATGCCTTCCAGCCACCGCCTTTAACTTCAGCTCCTGCCCCGGCAGCTGGGACGGGAAGATCTGCTTCGACCACGGG GTTTGCAGCAACGAGGGGAAGTGCATCTGCCGGGCGGAGTGGACGGGGAAGGACTGCAGCGTCTACGACCCCATCCCTGAGCCGAAGCCGACGGGGGAGACGGAGCGGTACAAGG GTCCCAGTGGCACCAATATCATTATCGGCTCCATCGCGGGGGCCGTGCTGGTGGCTGCCATCGTCCTAggggggacaggctggggattTAA GAACATCCGCCGAGGAAGGTACGACCCGGCGCAGCAGGGA